The following are from one region of the Capsicum annuum cultivar UCD-10X-F1 chromosome 1, UCD10Xv1.1, whole genome shotgun sequence genome:
- the LOC107867292 gene encoding vacuolar-processing enzyme beta-isozyme produces the protein MGGFNFAVCVMLMLLVIVGAISFEPKIGTRIGRAHRRLWDPLIRSPVDREDEEAEEDGGHGGVRWAVLVAGSSGYGNYRHQADVCHAYQILKRGGLKDENIVVLMYDDIAKSELNPRPGVIINHPNGSDVYAGVPKDYTGEHVTAANLYAVLLGDRSAVKGGSGKVVNSKPNDRIFLYYSDHGGPGVLGMPNMPYLYGKDLIEVLKKKHAAGTYKEMVFYIEACEAGSVFEGIMPKDLNVYVTTASNAEESSWGTYCPGMDPPPPSEYHTCLGDLYSVAWMEDSESHNLKKETIKQQYEKVKERTSNFNNYDAGSHVMEYGSKEIKPEKVYLYQGFDPATVNLPANKIDFARLEVVNQRDADLLFLWERYKRLDDNSFEKAKLRKEITETMLHRQHLDGSIDAVGVFLFGPTKGSSILNSVRKPGLPLVDDWECLKSTVRLFEEHCGSLTQYGMKHMRAFANICNNGVSRDAMEEAFMAACNGHIIEEYSAANRGFSA, from the exons ATGGGTGGGTTTAATTTTGCAGTATGTgttatgttgatgttgttggttatAGTGGGGGCTATTTCTTTTGAACCAAAAATTGGTACAAGGATAGGTAGGGCCCACCGCAGGTTGTGGGACCCGTTGATAAGATCTCCGGTCGATCGTGAAGATGAGGAGGCGGAGGAGGACGGTGGTCATGGTGGAGTGCGGTGGGCGGTTCTTGTGGCTGGTTCAAGTGGTTATGGAAATTATCGACatcag GCAGATGTATGTCATGCTTACCAAATCTTGAAAAGAGGAGGGTTGAAAGATGAGAACATAGTAGTATTAATGTACGACGACATCGCCAAGAGTGAGTTGAATCCGAGACCCGGAGTCATAATCAATCATCCGAACGGTAGTGATGTCTATGCCGGTGTGCCTAAG GATTACACCGGTGAGCATGTCACTGCTGCAAACTTGTATGCCGTGCTTCTTGGTGATAGAAGTGCTGTGAAAGGTGGATCCGGAAAGGTCGTCAATAGTAAACCAAATGACAGAATATTTCTGTATTACTCCGATCATGGAGGTCCAGGGGTGCTCG GGATGCCCAACATGCCTTACCTTTATGGCAAGGATTTGATTGAGGTCTTGAAAAAGAAACATGCCGCTGGGACCTACAAAGAGATG GTCTTCTACATTGAAGCTTGTGAGGCAGGTAGTGTCTTTGAGGGTATAATGCCTAAAGACTTGAACGTTTATGTGACAACAGCATCAAATGCTGAAGAAAGCAGTTGGGGGACGTATTGCCCAGGAATGGATCCTCCACCTCCATCAGAATATCACACATGTTTGGGAGACTTGTATAGTGTTGCATGGATGGAAGACAG CGAGTCTCATAACCTGAAGAAGGAAACAATAAAGCAGCAGTACGAGAAG GTGAAAGAAAGAACTTCCAACTTCAACAACTATGATGCTGGGTCTCATGTTATGGAATACGGAAGTAAAGAAATTAAGCCCGAGAAAGTTTATTTGTACCAAGGATTTGACCCTGCCACCGTGAATCTTCCTGCTAACAAGATTGATTTTGCAAGATTGGAGGTGGTCAACCAGAGGGATGCTGATCTTCTCTTCTTGTGGGAAAGA TATAAGAGGTTAGACGACAATTCATTCGAGAAGGCCAAGCTTCGAAAAGAGATTACTGAGACGATGCTGCATAGGCAACACCTTGACGGGAGCATAGATGCAGTTGGAGTCTTTCTTTTCGGTCCAACAAAGGGTTCCTCCATTCTCAACTCTGTCCGTAAACCCGGTCTACCTCTTGTCGATGATTGGGAATGCCTAAAATCAACG GTTCGCCTTTTCGAGGAACATTGTGGTTCGCTGACACAATATGGTATGAAACACATGAGAGCATTTGCGAACATTTGCAACAATGGAGTCTCAAGAGATGCTATGGAGGAAGCTTTTATGGCTGCTTGCAATGGGCATATTATAGAGGAATATAGCGCTGCAAACCGAGGCTTTAGCGCTTGA
- the LOC107867269 gene encoding hsp70-Hsp90 organizing protein 2 — translation MADEAKAKGNAAFSAGNFTEAITHFSEAISLAPSNHVLYSNRSAAYASLGKYQEALADAQKTVDLKHDWGKGYSRLGAAYSGLHQYSDAVSAYKKGLEIDPSNEGLKSGLADAQSAQAQAQARSRGSSGPASPFGDAFSGPEMWTKLTADATTRGFLQQPDFVNMMKDIQKNPNNLNLYLKDQRVMQALGVLLGVKLSTRMPEEDDEMPEASTERKRPAEAEVVKEEKRPEPAPEPDPMEVSEEKEAKERKANAQKEKEAGNAAYKKKDFENAIQHYTKAIELDDGDISFITNRAAVYLEMGKYEDCIKDCDTAVERGRELRSDYKMIARALTRKGTALAKLAKTSKDFEVAIEAFQKALTEHRNPDTLKKLNDAEKAKKELEQQEYFSPEIADEEREKGNQFFKEMKYPEAVKHYTESIKRNPKDPRAYSNRAACYTKLAALPEGLKDAEKCIELDPTFVKGYTRKGAVQFFMKEYEKALKTYQEGLKHDPQNPELLDGVKRCVEQINKANRGDLTPEELKERQAKGMQDPEIQNILTDPVMRQVLSDFQENPKAAQDHMKNPLVMDKIQKLINAGIVQVR, via the exons ATGGCCGATGAAGCTAAGGCCAAAGGCAACGCCGCTTTCTCCGCCGGCAATTTCACCGAAGCTATAACTCACTTCTCCGAAGCCATTAGTCTTGCTCCGTCGAATCACGTGCTTTATTCTAACCGATCTGCGGCTTACGCTTCACTAGGAAAATATCAGGAGGCGTTAGCTGATGCACAGAAAACTGTTGACCTGAAGCACGATTGGGGTAAAGGTTATTCGCGTTTAGGAGCTGCGTATTCGGGTCTTCATCAGTACAGCGACGCCGTTTCGGCGTATAAAAAGGGTTTGGAAATTGATCCGAGTAACGAGGGGTTGAAATCGGGTTTAGCTGATGCTCAATCAGCTCAGGCTCAAGCGCAGGCCAGATCGAGAGGCTCATCGGGACCGGCGAGCCCGTTTGGTGATGCGTTTTCCGGTCCGGAGATGTGGACGAAGTTGACAGCGGATGCGACTACACGGGGTTTTTTGCAGCAGCCGGATTTTGTTAACATGATGAAAGATATTCAGAAGAATCCGAATAATCTGAACCTTTATTTGAAGGACCAAAGAGTAATGCAAGCACTTGGAGTTTTATTAGGTGTGAAATTGTCAACGAGGATGCCGGAAGAGGATGATGAGATGCCGGAAGCTTCGACGGAGAGGAAGAGACCCGCGGAGGCGGAGGTTGTGAAGGAGGAGAAGCGTCCCGAGCCTGCACCCGAGCCCGATCCGATGGAAGTGAGTGAGGAGAAGGAGGCTAAAGAGAGGAAAGCGAATGCTCAAAAGGAGAAGGAAGCGGGTAATGCGGCTTATAAGAAGAAGGATTTTGAGAATGCTATTCAGCATTACACTAAGGCTATTGAGCTCGATGATGGGGATATTTCTTTCATTACTAATCGCGCTGCGGTCTACTTGGAGATGGGAAAG TATGAGGATTGTATCAAAGATTGTGACACAGCTGTTGAAAGGGGAAGAGAGCTAAGGTCAGACTATAAGATGATTGCAAGGGCTCTTACTCGAAAGGGAACTGCCTTGGCAAAATTGGCTAAAACTTCAAAGGATTTTGAAGTTGCGATTGAGGCTTTCCAGAAAGCTCTGACTGAGCATCGCAACCCAGATACCCTGAAGAAACTGAATGATGCTGAGAAGGCGAAAAAAGAATTAGAGCAGCAAGAGTATTTCAGTCCAGAAATAGCGGACGAAGAGCGTGAGAAAG GAAATCAGTTCTTCAAGGAGATGAAGTATCCCGAGGCAGTTAAACATTACACTGAATCTATAAAGAGGAATCCCAAAGACCCAAGG GCATACAGCAACCGGGCTGCCTGCTACACCAAGTTAGCTGCATTACCTGAGGGGCTCAAGGATGCTGAGAAGTGCATTGAGCTTGATCCAACATTTGTAAAGGGCTACACCAGAAAGGGTGCCGTTCAGTTTTTCATGAAAGAGTATGAAAAAGCTTTGAAAACTTACCAGGAAGGGTTGAAGCATGATCCTCAGAATCCGGAACTCCTAGATGGTGTTAAGAG ATGTGTTGAGCAAATAAACAAGGCAAACCGTGGAGATCTAACTCCAGAGGAGCTCAAAGAGAGACAG GCCAAGGGGATGCAGGATCCAGAAATTCAGAACATCCTTACAGACCCAGTAATGAGACAG GTGCTATCCGACTTCCAGGAGAACCCAAAAGCTGCACAAGATCATATGAAGAACCCTCTTGTGATGGACAAGATCCAGAAGTTGATTAATGCAGGAATTGTCCAAGTTAGATAA
- the LOC107852624 gene encoding auxin-responsive protein SAUR36, whose translation MRKNRGFKIGRKLVRVFSWLIHRRKNGSMRNKRLNCASRAISKLCKLGRLVKHGAKVLCFGKPNSGYIRVGQEPVDPKMVVVPKGHLAVYVGEKEDDTCRIVVPVIYFNHPLFAELLREAEMVYGYNHSGGIQIPCRISEFENVKSRIAATGGGGSCRGELRWRQN comes from the coding sequence GTATTCAGTTGGTTAATTCACCGCAGAAAAAATGGTAGTATGAGAAACAAGCGGTTAAATTGTGCGAGTAGAGCCATATCAAAGTTATGCAAATTGGGACGTTTGGTTAAGCATGGAGCAAAAGTACTCTGTTTCGGGAAGCCCAATTCGGGTTACATCCGGGTCGGACAAGAACCGGTTGACCCGAAGATGGTGGTCGTACCGAAGGGACACTTGGCTGTGTACGTGGGTGAGAAGGAAGATGACACGTGTAGAATTGTTGTGCCAGTGATATACTTTAATCACCCTCTATTTGCTGAATTGTTGAGGGAAGCAGAAATGGTTTATGGGTATAATCATTCGGGTGGGATCCAAATACCATGTCGGATATCCGAATTCGAGAACGTTAAATCAAGAATCGCCGCCACGGGTGGTGGTGGGAGCTGCCGTGGAGAGCTGAGGTGGAGGCAGAATTAG